One genomic region from Phycodurus eques isolate BA_2022a chromosome 16, UOR_Pequ_1.1, whole genome shotgun sequence encodes:
- the mief1 gene encoding mitochondrial dynamics protein MID51 isoform X1, with protein MFACSCTCVGQLGQTPAHPWPYQDGWILVYYHHHLTSIATFHNVKCGDTVEFCGIVVCSSGNRSTHYSSRMAGVNGDRKGKKDDNGIGTAIDFMLSNAKLVLGVGGAAMLGIATLAVKRMYDRAISAPTSPTKMEQKGKQSWEEPAWVGSSPRLLNHDMKATVSRSLQSLPTASNSFEPDIQFGGFLPFVHNYLRRAVGRAAVKGSGPTQSDLLRARMRLSLQERLWDFYQNNVDIPSEEQAVARRAALDICAELRVFLHAKLPDMPLREMYLSGSLYDDLQVVMADHAQLMVPLILEKNLWSSIPGEDTIMNVPGFWLVRRENLEYFPRNSSYWDRCMVGGYLSPKSVLEVFDKLVGSINWPAIGSVLDYVIRPVVPSETLTLEVQYETDRKLYVDFLPLLVMEDGTSLIAKPHRLAAERHENLWRQSFRVAETARLRALDQEDGGYRCACLKVAKAVCKLNPALNRLNASQLTNTILLLSEKRDWTHEALADNFLQLLKALVGYLEEGQLPCALNPKVNLFCELTEQEVDELGYTLYCALSEPESLLMTAATQLPHPS; from the exons atgtttgcatgttccTGTACTTGTGTGGGTCAGCTGGGtcagactccagctcacccgtggcCCTAtcaggatggatggattttggtcTACTATCATCATCATTTAACTTCTATTGCTACGTTTCATAATGTTAAATGTGGTGATACTGTTGAGTTCTGTGGTATTGTTGTCTGCAGTTCTGGAAACAGAAGCACCCACTACAG CTCCAGGATGGCCGGAGTGAATGGAGACCGTAAAGGGAAGAAAGATGACAATGGCATCGGCACGGCCATCGATTTCATGCTTTCCAATGCTAAGCTTGTTTTGGGTGTCGGCGGAGCAGCCATGCTTGGCATTGCAACGCTTGCTGTCAAAAGA ATGTATGACCGTGCCATCAGTGCTCCAACCAGCCCCACCAAGATGGAGCAGAAAGGAAAACAAAGCTGGGAAGAGCCCGCCTGGGTGGGTTCGTCACCTCGATTACTGAACCACGACATGAAGGCCACCGTTAGCAGGTCACTCCAGTCCCTGCCCACTGCTTCAAATTCATTTGAACCAG ACATCCAATTTGGAGGATTCTTGCCATTTGTTCACA ACTATCTGCGGAGGGCAGTGGGTCGAGCTGCAGTGAAAGGGAGTGGCCCGACTCAGTCCGACCTGCTCCGTGCTCGGATGCGCCTCTCCCTGCAGGAGCGTCTGTGGGATTTCTACCAAAACAATGTGGACATTCCCTCCGAGGAGCAGGCTGTGGCCCGGAGGGCAGCGCTGGACATCTGCGCCGAGCTCAGAGTGTTCCTGCACGCCAAACTTCCCGACATGCCGCTCCGAGAGATGTACCTGAGCGGCAGCCTCTACGATGACTTGCAG GTGGTGATGGCTGACCACGCCCAGCTGATGGTGCCTCTCATTCTGGAGAAGAACCTGTGGTCATCCATTCCAGGGGAGGACACAATCATGAACGTTCCAGGTTTCTGGCTGGTCCGCAGAGAGAACTTAGAATATTTCCCACGGAACAGCAGCTACTGGGACCGCTGCATGGTGGGGGGTTACCTCTCCCCTAAATCAGTCCTGGAAGTGTTTGACAAGCTGGTTGGTTCTATTAACTGGCCTGCTATTGGCAGCGTGCTGGACTATGTGATTCGTCCTGTGGTCCCCTCAGAAACACTGACCCTGGAGGTGCAGTACGAGACGGACCGAAAGCTTTATGTGGACTTTTTGCCATTACTTGTGATGGAGGATGGGACATCTCTTATAGCCAAACCGCATCGGCTTGCCGCAGAGCGCCACGAAAACCTGTGGAGGCAGAGCTTCCGAGTGGCTGAAACTGCACGACTTAGGGCCTTGGATCAAGAAGATGGAGGCTATCGATGCGCTTGCCTCAAGGTGGCCAAGGCTGTGTGCAAACTCAATCCTGCCCTCAACCGGCTTAATGCCAGCCAGCTCACCAACACCATCTTGCTGCTAAGCGAAAAACGTGACTGGACCCACGAGGCACTGGCGGACAACTTCCTACAGCTGCTAAAGGCGTTAGTGGGATACCTGGAGGAGGGGCAACTGCCCTGCGCCCTTAACCCAAAAGTTAACTTATTCTGTGAACTGACTGAGCAGGAAGTGGATGAGCTGGGCTACACACTCTACTGTGCGCTTTCGGAACCTGAATCTCTTCTGATGACTGCGGCAACACAGCTTCCGCATCCCTCCTAA
- the LOC133414555 gene encoding mitochondrial ribosome and complex I assembly factor AltMIEF1-like, whose protein sequence is MGGWSSSAVLQLYRALLRAGRHLQYTDRNYYRRAVAREFRRCQTLTTPEDKEEALKRGQFFLSSRLGGLM, encoded by the coding sequence ATGGGCGGCTGGTCTAGCAGTGCTGTGCTGCAGCTGTACCGGGCGCTGCTCCGTGCAGGGCGTCACCTTCAGTACACTGACCGCAACTACTATCGCCGCGCTGTGGCTCGTGAGTTTCGGCGCTGCCAAACCCTGACGACACCTGAAGACAAGGAGGAGGCGCTGAAGAGGGGCCAGTTCTTCCTCAGTAGCCGATTGGGTGGGCTTATGTAG
- the mief1 gene encoding mitochondrial dynamics protein MID51 isoform X2, with the protein MFACSCTCVGQLGQTPAHPWPYQDGWILVYYHHHLTSIATFHNVKCGDTVEFCGIVVCSSGNRSTHYSSRMAGVNGDRKGKKDDNGIGTAIDFMLSNAKLVLGVGGAAMLGIATLAVKRMYDRAISAPTSPTKMEQKGKQSWEEPAWVGSSPRLLNHDMKATVSRSLQSLPTASNSFEPDYLRRAVGRAAVKGSGPTQSDLLRARMRLSLQERLWDFYQNNVDIPSEEQAVARRAALDICAELRVFLHAKLPDMPLREMYLSGSLYDDLQVVMADHAQLMVPLILEKNLWSSIPGEDTIMNVPGFWLVRRENLEYFPRNSSYWDRCMVGGYLSPKSVLEVFDKLVGSINWPAIGSVLDYVIRPVVPSETLTLEVQYETDRKLYVDFLPLLVMEDGTSLIAKPHRLAAERHENLWRQSFRVAETARLRALDQEDGGYRCACLKVAKAVCKLNPALNRLNASQLTNTILLLSEKRDWTHEALADNFLQLLKALVGYLEEGQLPCALNPKVNLFCELTEQEVDELGYTLYCALSEPESLLMTAATQLPHPS; encoded by the exons atgtttgcatgttccTGTACTTGTGTGGGTCAGCTGGGtcagactccagctcacccgtggcCCTAtcaggatggatggattttggtcTACTATCATCATCATTTAACTTCTATTGCTACGTTTCATAATGTTAAATGTGGTGATACTGTTGAGTTCTGTGGTATTGTTGTCTGCAGTTCTGGAAACAGAAGCACCCACTACAG CTCCAGGATGGCCGGAGTGAATGGAGACCGTAAAGGGAAGAAAGATGACAATGGCATCGGCACGGCCATCGATTTCATGCTTTCCAATGCTAAGCTTGTTTTGGGTGTCGGCGGAGCAGCCATGCTTGGCATTGCAACGCTTGCTGTCAAAAGA ATGTATGACCGTGCCATCAGTGCTCCAACCAGCCCCACCAAGATGGAGCAGAAAGGAAAACAAAGCTGGGAAGAGCCCGCCTGGGTGGGTTCGTCACCTCGATTACTGAACCACGACATGAAGGCCACCGTTAGCAGGTCACTCCAGTCCCTGCCCACTGCTTCAAATTCATTTGAACCAG ACTATCTGCGGAGGGCAGTGGGTCGAGCTGCAGTGAAAGGGAGTGGCCCGACTCAGTCCGACCTGCTCCGTGCTCGGATGCGCCTCTCCCTGCAGGAGCGTCTGTGGGATTTCTACCAAAACAATGTGGACATTCCCTCCGAGGAGCAGGCTGTGGCCCGGAGGGCAGCGCTGGACATCTGCGCCGAGCTCAGAGTGTTCCTGCACGCCAAACTTCCCGACATGCCGCTCCGAGAGATGTACCTGAGCGGCAGCCTCTACGATGACTTGCAG GTGGTGATGGCTGACCACGCCCAGCTGATGGTGCCTCTCATTCTGGAGAAGAACCTGTGGTCATCCATTCCAGGGGAGGACACAATCATGAACGTTCCAGGTTTCTGGCTGGTCCGCAGAGAGAACTTAGAATATTTCCCACGGAACAGCAGCTACTGGGACCGCTGCATGGTGGGGGGTTACCTCTCCCCTAAATCAGTCCTGGAAGTGTTTGACAAGCTGGTTGGTTCTATTAACTGGCCTGCTATTGGCAGCGTGCTGGACTATGTGATTCGTCCTGTGGTCCCCTCAGAAACACTGACCCTGGAGGTGCAGTACGAGACGGACCGAAAGCTTTATGTGGACTTTTTGCCATTACTTGTGATGGAGGATGGGACATCTCTTATAGCCAAACCGCATCGGCTTGCCGCAGAGCGCCACGAAAACCTGTGGAGGCAGAGCTTCCGAGTGGCTGAAACTGCACGACTTAGGGCCTTGGATCAAGAAGATGGAGGCTATCGATGCGCTTGCCTCAAGGTGGCCAAGGCTGTGTGCAAACTCAATCCTGCCCTCAACCGGCTTAATGCCAGCCAGCTCACCAACACCATCTTGCTGCTAAGCGAAAAACGTGACTGGACCCACGAGGCACTGGCGGACAACTTCCTACAGCTGCTAAAGGCGTTAGTGGGATACCTGGAGGAGGGGCAACTGCCCTGCGCCCTTAACCCAAAAGTTAACTTATTCTGTGAACTGACTGAGCAGGAAGTGGATGAGCTGGGCTACACACTCTACTGTGCGCTTTCGGAACCTGAATCTCTTCTGATGACTGCGGCAACACAGCTTCCGCATCCCTCCTAA